A stretch of Pseudoclavibacter chungangensis DNA encodes these proteins:
- a CDS encoding GNAT family N-acetyltransferase, with the protein MTVPAAMLDDVRDASGVRDVLESLPAWFGDPAALDTYVADADDPALQCVLARRDGRTVGVALVRRHFPESAGLHLLAVCPGDHGRGIGRALVDRVVARLVEDDCRFLTVHTVGPSHADDAYARTRAFYRAVGFTPLEEHTGLDWPGPTLVLVRPLPGTRPASPTPDGVCEAGRVTDGQEPMPCPRK; encoded by the coding sequence GTGACCGTTCCCGCCGCGATGCTCGACGACGTCCGCGACGCGTCGGGCGTGCGCGATGTCCTCGAATCGCTCCCGGCGTGGTTCGGGGATCCGGCCGCGCTCGACACCTACGTGGCCGATGCGGACGACCCGGCGCTGCAGTGCGTGCTCGCCCGACGTGACGGCCGGACGGTCGGCGTCGCGCTCGTGCGCCGCCACTTCCCCGAGAGCGCCGGTCTCCACCTGCTCGCGGTGTGCCCCGGCGACCACGGTCGCGGCATCGGTCGGGCCCTCGTCGACCGCGTCGTCGCCCGGCTGGTCGAGGACGATTGCCGGTTCCTCACCGTGCACACCGTGGGCCCCTCCCACGCCGACGACGCGTATGCCCGCACCCGCGCGTTCTACCGCGCGGTCGGTTTCACGCCGCTCGAGGAGCACACGGGACTCGACTGGCCCGGCCCCACGCTCGTGCTCGTGCGGCCGCTCCCCGGCACGCGTCCGGCCTCGCCGACGCCTGACGGTGTCTGCGAGGCCGGACGGGTGACGGACGGTCAGGAGCCGATGCCCTGTCCACGGAAGTAG
- a CDS encoding MGMT family protein translates to MVDGWERYYRIVRVIPRGRVTNYGTVAELAGAPRNARQVGFALAALHGAAGDVPWHRVLGADGPSRLRILLDPTPGESGDVQRRLLEDEGVDVDARGRVDAFPRGWGSLDDLTTGDDVERTAGTT, encoded by the coding sequence ATGGTCGATGGCTGGGAGCGCTACTACCGGATCGTTCGGGTGATCCCGCGCGGGCGCGTCACGAACTACGGCACCGTCGCGGAGCTCGCGGGGGCGCCACGGAACGCCCGCCAGGTGGGGTTCGCGCTCGCGGCCCTGCACGGGGCCGCGGGCGACGTGCCGTGGCACCGCGTGCTCGGTGCCGACGGCCCGTCCCGGCTCCGCATCCTGCTCGACCCCACCCCCGGGGAGTCGGGCGACGTCCAGCGGCGCCTGCTCGAGGACGAGGGTGTCGACGTCGACGCGCGGGGTCGCGTCGACGCGTTCCCGCGCGGCTGGGGCTCGCTCGACGACCTCACGACCGGCGACGACGTCGAGCGCACGGCCGGGACGACGTAG
- a CDS encoding SDR family NAD(P)-dependent oxidoreductase, with translation MSTHAPVRTIPDQTGRTWLVTGATNGIGREVARSAAAAGARIIVPGRAPERVSALADELRALGGDPVTGALDLADLASVRRFAASVDEPVDVLVDNAGAASPRRRETADGFELVLGTNFLGPFALTNLLADRVRERIVIVGSDAHRGARIDGADPHFRHRRWTFPAAYGQSKLADMLWARALQSRLDARASGVRVELAHPGWALTNIQNVTGAAALDRVVTAVTALVAQSAHAGAWPVLQAAVSDLPPLTYLGPDGAGHLRGRPSSQETSALARDDDAAEAVWALGVRETGTDLRPRASEPTDGRAAG, from the coding sequence ATGTCGACGCACGCACCGGTCCGAACCATCCCCGACCAGACAGGCCGGACGTGGCTCGTCACGGGCGCGACGAACGGCATCGGCCGCGAGGTGGCCCGTTCGGCCGCGGCGGCGGGCGCACGGATCATCGTGCCGGGCCGCGCACCCGAGCGGGTCTCCGCGCTCGCGGACGAGCTGCGCGCGCTCGGCGGCGACCCCGTGACGGGGGCCCTCGACCTGGCGGATCTCGCATCGGTGCGACGCTTCGCCGCGAGTGTCGACGAGCCCGTCGACGTGCTCGTCGACAACGCGGGGGCCGCGTCGCCGCGGCGACGCGAGACCGCGGACGGGTTCGAGCTCGTCCTCGGGACCAACTTCCTCGGCCCGTTCGCGCTCACCAATCTGCTCGCGGATCGCGTGCGGGAGCGCATCGTGATCGTCGGATCGGACGCGCACCGCGGGGCTCGCATCGACGGTGCCGATCCGCACTTCCGGCACCGTCGGTGGACGTTCCCCGCGGCGTACGGCCAATCGAAGCTCGCCGACATGCTCTGGGCGCGGGCACTTCAGTCGCGGCTCGACGCGCGCGCGTCGGGCGTTCGCGTCGAACTCGCGCACCCCGGCTGGGCGCTCACGAACATCCAGAACGTGACCGGTGCGGCAGCCCTCGATCGTGTCGTCACGGCTGTGACGGCGCTCGTCGCCCAATCCGCCCACGCGGGTGCATGGCCCGTGCTGCAGGCCGCCGTGAGCGACCTCCCGCCCCTCACGTACCTCGGCCCGGACGGTGCCGGGCACCTTCGTGGCCGACCCTCGTCGCAGGAGACGAGTGCGCTCGCGCGCGACGACGACGCGGCCGAGGCCGTGTGGGCACTCGGCGTGCGCGAGACCGGCACCGATCTGCGGCCACGTGCGTCAGAGCCGACGGATGGACGCGCCGCCGGGTAG
- a CDS encoding MmcQ/YjbR family DNA-binding protein produces the protein MPHPLRADPDDPLLERVRQFSLAYPEASERVSFGRPNFIVRTAFAFYGGSRKGVRDDSDTARSLVTKPDADDRLAWLEDERFYVPAYVGPSGWVGFRLDVGEPDWQLVAELIEASYRNTAPARLVRLLDGAPAGARHTGAHDDRSR, from the coding sequence ATGCCGCACCCGCTCCGCGCAGACCCGGACGACCCACTGCTCGAACGCGTGCGGCAGTTCTCGCTCGCGTATCCGGAAGCCTCCGAGCGCGTGTCGTTCGGTCGGCCGAACTTCATCGTACGCACGGCGTTCGCTTTCTACGGCGGTTCCCGGAAGGGCGTCCGGGACGACTCGGACACCGCGCGTTCGCTCGTCACGAAGCCCGACGCCGACGACCGACTCGCGTGGCTCGAGGACGAGCGCTTCTACGTCCCCGCCTACGTCGGGCCGTCGGGCTGGGTCGGTTTCCGGCTCGACGTGGGTGAGCCCGACTGGCAGCTCGTCGCCGAGCTCATCGAGGCCTCGTACCGCAACACGGCGCCCGCCCGACTCGTGCGCCTGCTCGACGGGGCGCCGGCTGGCGCCCGGCATACTGGTGCGCATGACGACCGATCCCGCTGA
- a CDS encoding patatin-like phospholipase family protein produces the protein MTDASTTPGPLTSNVFDTALVFEGGGMRASYTSAMVVALLEAGVHADYVAGISAGSSNTANYLSRDPARARRSFVEFAADPRFGDLRTFVRGEGMFNARYIYEETGLPDQALPFDFATFRANPARFRVGAFQCSTGRNVWWGRDDVREMHDLMVRVRASSTMPVVMPPVTIDGEVYVDGALGRSGGIPLDIARADGFERFLVVLTRPRGYRKGPSRLDGFYRRHFRRWPAVVDALRKRPHRYNETREELFRLEREGRAYLFVPDSMPVDNGERSVTKLRRSHELGLAQARREMPAIREFLGL, from the coding sequence GTGACGGACGCTTCGACGACTCCAGGCCCGCTCACGAGCAACGTCTTCGACACGGCGCTCGTGTTCGAGGGCGGTGGCATGCGCGCGAGCTACACCTCGGCGATGGTCGTGGCGCTGCTCGAGGCCGGTGTGCACGCCGACTACGTCGCGGGGATCTCGGCGGGTTCGAGCAATACGGCCAACTATCTCTCGCGGGACCCTGCGCGGGCGAGGCGCTCGTTCGTCGAGTTCGCCGCCGATCCGAGGTTCGGCGACCTGCGCACGTTCGTGCGCGGCGAGGGCATGTTCAACGCGCGCTACATCTACGAGGAGACGGGGCTGCCCGATCAGGCCCTGCCGTTCGACTTCGCGACGTTCCGCGCCAATCCGGCCCGATTCCGGGTCGGCGCGTTCCAGTGCTCGACCGGGCGCAACGTGTGGTGGGGGCGCGACGACGTGCGCGAGATGCACGACCTCATGGTGCGCGTCCGCGCCTCGTCCACGATGCCCGTCGTCATGCCGCCCGTCACGATCGACGGCGAGGTCTACGTCGACGGCGCGCTCGGGCGTTCGGGCGGGATCCCCCTCGACATCGCGCGCGCGGACGGCTTCGAGCGCTTCCTCGTCGTGCTCACGCGGCCGCGCGGCTATCGGAAGGGGCCGAGCCGGCTCGACGGGTTCTACCGTCGCCACTTCCGGCGTTGGCCCGCCGTCGTCGACGCACTGCGCAAGCGTCCGCACCGGTACAACGAGACGCGCGAGGAGCTGTTCCGGCTGGAGCGTGAGGGGCGGGCCTACCTCTTCGTGCCCGACTCGATGCCGGTCGACAACGGCGAGCGCAGCGTCACGAAGCTCCGGCGTAGCCACGAGCTCGGACTCGCGCAGGCCCGGCGCGAGATGCCCGCGATCCGCGAGTTCCTCGGCCTCTGA
- a CDS encoding DUF993 family protein, whose product MIAGFETGRSVRHLARVFEEADRIGLFEDPELAAARATAYFRGQGIGS is encoded by the coding sequence ATGATCGCGGGGTTCGAGACGGGACGCAGCGTGCGCCACCTCGCGCGCGTGTTCGAGGAGGCCGACCGCATCGGCCTGTTCGAGGACCCGGAACTCGCGGCGGCACGGGCAACGGCCTACTTCCGTGGACAGGGCATCGGCTCCTGA
- a CDS encoding ISL3 family transposase produces the protein MPDATRCAAARPCSAVYCDRCDLLVGLDGLRVAGVERRGDGVLVIDAESPPGPVGCPECGVVAESAGRKVLVLTDAPMGGTPVRVRWRKRRWRCRQDGCGVRSFTEQNPTVAAANKALTARAVAWAVAQMRRENASVRGVARQLRVAWRTVWTHVEAELQRREQDPGRFDGVEVLGVDEHLWHHVSTKPVADGGRGPKELTGMVDLTRDATGRVRARLLDLVPGRSSKAYADWIKERDEQFRAGVKIAALDPFAGYKKALDDELDDATAVLDAFHVVKLGTAAVDDVRRRVQQDTLGHRGCKGDPLYGIRNILRAGRERLTDRQRSRLDAAFATREEHVEVEVAWHAAQQLRDAYRHPNLVEGHKIAEKVLESFPSCPIPEIARLGRTLTQWRAAFLAYWATGRSSNGGTEAVNGLIELARRIARGFTNYDNYRLRMLLIAGGLDPLTPT, from the coding sequence GTGCCTGATGCTACGCGCTGCGCCGCCGCGCGCCCATGTTCTGCTGTCTACTGTGATCGCTGCGACCTGCTCGTCGGACTCGACGGGCTCCGGGTGGCCGGGGTCGAGCGTCGCGGCGATGGCGTGCTCGTGATCGATGCCGAGTCGCCGCCGGGTCCGGTCGGCTGCCCTGAGTGCGGAGTGGTCGCGGAGTCGGCGGGACGGAAGGTGCTCGTTCTGACGGACGCCCCGATGGGCGGGACTCCGGTTCGGGTCCGGTGGCGCAAGCGCCGCTGGCGGTGTCGCCAGGACGGGTGCGGGGTGCGCTCATTCACGGAGCAGAACCCGACCGTCGCGGCGGCCAACAAAGCGCTGACGGCTCGCGCGGTGGCGTGGGCGGTGGCGCAGATGCGCCGCGAGAACGCGTCAGTGCGCGGTGTCGCTCGGCAGCTGCGCGTCGCGTGGCGCACGGTCTGGACGCACGTGGAGGCCGAGTTGCAGCGCCGCGAGCAGGACCCTGGCCGGTTCGATGGCGTAGAAGTGCTCGGCGTGGACGAGCACCTGTGGCATCACGTGTCCACGAAGCCCGTCGCCGACGGCGGGCGCGGTCCGAAGGAGCTGACCGGGATGGTCGACCTGACCCGAGACGCCACGGGACGCGTGCGGGCGCGACTGCTGGACCTGGTGCCAGGTCGATCCTCGAAGGCGTACGCAGACTGGATCAAGGAGCGGGACGAACAGTTCCGTGCCGGGGTGAAGATCGCAGCTCTTGACCCGTTCGCCGGCTACAAGAAGGCCCTCGACGACGAACTCGACGACGCGACCGCGGTGCTGGACGCGTTCCACGTCGTCAAGCTCGGCACCGCCGCGGTTGATGACGTCCGTCGCCGCGTCCAGCAAGACACCCTCGGCCATCGCGGCTGCAAGGGAGATCCGCTCTACGGGATCCGCAACATCCTCCGCGCCGGACGGGAGCGCCTCACCGACAGGCAGCGGTCCCGGCTCGACGCGGCGTTCGCGACGAGGGAGGAGCACGTTGAAGTTGAAGTCGCCTGGCACGCCGCCCAGCAGCTCCGCGACGCCTACCGGCACCCCAACCTGGTCGAAGGGCACAAGATCGCCGAGAAGGTTCTCGAATCGTTCCCGTCCTGCCCGATCCCCGAAATCGCCCGCCTCGGCCGCACCCTCACCCAGTGGCGAGCCGCGTTCCTGGCCTACTGGGCGACAGGACGCTCATCCAACGGCGGCACCGAGGCCGTGAATGGGCTCATCGAACTCGCCCGCCGGATCGCCCGCGGCTTCACCAACTACGACAACTACCGGCTCCGCATGCTCCTGATCGCCGGCGGACTTGACCCCCTCACCCCCACCTAG
- a CDS encoding MDR family MFS transporter: MSRTTTDDRLDARSTTVIAVLLVSAFVVILNETAMNVALRDIMLELHVAEHVVQWLTTAFMLTMAVVIPITGWLIQRVPTRTLFILAMSLFSLGTLVAAIAPVFSILLAGRIVQASGTAIMMPLLMTTIMTLVPPGARGRVMGNVSIVISVAPAIGPTISGLILSFAHWRFVFVFVLPIAVLMLVIGALRITNVGENERTKLDVPSVLLSAVGFGGLVYGLTLIGSVTVDAWVPPTIVAGGIAALAVFALRQRVLQRTDEAFLDLRTFRYPAFTVSIVTMVLAMMALFGTVIVLPLLLQTSYGVDPLTVGLVLLPGGILMGLLGPLVGRLFDRFGPRVLIVPGSIVVAASFVLFATLQLTSPLWIVVVAHVLLSVGLAFMFTPLFTVSLGALPSSLYSHGSAIVGTVQQLAGAAGTAVFVMLLVAFGQGVGGEAGTSATPEEFLAGARAAFLAAGGVWLLAIIAGAFVRQSSPDEVPDDASAAPTGEQPITTH, from the coding sequence GTGTCACGCACAACAACCGACGACCGCCTCGACGCCCGCTCGACCACCGTCATCGCGGTGCTCCTCGTCTCCGCCTTCGTCGTCATCCTCAACGAGACGGCGATGAACGTCGCGCTGCGCGACATCATGCTCGAACTGCACGTCGCCGAACACGTCGTGCAGTGGCTCACGACCGCGTTCATGCTCACGATGGCCGTCGTGATCCCGATCACCGGTTGGCTCATCCAGCGCGTCCCGACGCGCACCCTCTTCATCCTCGCGATGAGCCTGTTCTCGCTCGGGACGCTCGTCGCGGCGATCGCGCCGGTCTTCTCGATCCTGCTCGCGGGTCGCATCGTGCAGGCCTCCGGCACGGCCATCATGATGCCGCTGCTCATGACGACGATCATGACGCTCGTCCCGCCCGGTGCGCGCGGTCGCGTGATGGGCAACGTGTCGATCGTGATCTCCGTCGCGCCCGCGATCGGCCCCACGATCTCGGGCCTCATCCTGAGCTTCGCGCACTGGCGCTTCGTGTTCGTCTTCGTCCTGCCGATCGCCGTGCTCATGCTCGTCATCGGTGCGCTGCGGATCACGAACGTCGGCGAGAACGAGCGGACGAAGCTCGACGTCCCCTCCGTCCTGCTCTCCGCCGTGGGCTTCGGTGGCCTCGTCTACGGTCTCACGCTCATCGGCTCGGTGACGGTCGACGCCTGGGTGCCGCCGACGATCGTTGCCGGGGGCATCGCCGCGCTCGCCGTGTTCGCGCTCCGACAGCGCGTGCTCCAGCGGACCGACGAGGCGTTCCTCGATCTGCGCACGTTCCGGTACCCCGCGTTCACCGTCTCCATCGTGACGATGGTGCTCGCGATGATGGCACTGTTCGGGACGGTCATCGTCCTGCCGCTCCTGCTGCAGACCTCCTACGGCGTCGACCCGCTCACGGTCGGGCTCGTGCTGCTGCCCGGCGGCATCCTGATGGGTCTGCTCGGCCCGCTCGTCGGGCGTCTCTTCGACCGGTTCGGCCCCCGCGTCCTCATCGTCCCCGGATCGATCGTCGTCGCGGCGTCGTTTGTGCTCTTCGCGACGCTGCAGCTCACGTCACCGCTGTGGATCGTCGTCGTCGCGCACGTGCTCCTGAGCGTCGGGCTCGCGTTCATGTTCACGCCGCTGTTCACCGTCTCGCTCGGCGCACTCCCGAGCTCGCTCTACAGTCACGGCTCGGCGATCGTCGGCACCGTGCAGCAGCTCGCGGGTGCCGCGGGCACGGCCGTGTTCGTCATGCTGCTCGTCGCGTTCGGGCAGGGCGTCGGCGGCGAGGCGGGTACGAGCGCGACGCCCGAGGAGTTCCTCGCCGGGGCACGCGCCGCGTTCCTCGCGGCCGGCGGCGTGTGGCTGCTCGCGATCATCGCGGGCGCGTTCGTGCGTCAATCGTCCCCCGACGAGGTGCCGGACGACGCCTCGGCCGCGCCGACGGGGGAGCAGCCGATCACCACGCACTGA
- a CDS encoding MFS transporter gives MTDSTTTPDASGAPLTRTERLDRLPFTRRHGKLLVGSGIGWALDAMDVGLISFVMAALAVQWQLDHTTISWIGSIGFVGMAIGATLGGLVADKLGRRQVFAITLLVYGVATGASALVGSVAALIVLRFVVGLGLGAELPVASTLVSEYAPRRIRGRVVVLLEAFWAVGWILAACIGAFIIPLSDDGWRWALLVGIVPAVYALVVRFGLPESVRFLESKGRTAEAERAVREFEASAGITAGDVERDSAAPATEVRIEETETEPTAPVPRASIWSRPLRGRTLALWIVWFCINLSYYGAFVWIPTLLVARGFDLVRAFEFTLVITLAQLPGYLVAAWLIERIGRRITLAVFLVGSAGAAAFYGLATTEPLIIAAGMLLSFFNLGAWGALYAIGPELYPTSVRGTGTGAAAGFGRIASIIAPLIVPPLVALGGGAGAGGELVVFGLFALAFLVAAVAAFTLPERMGRALDEVEPNATDGPAEVPAHTGPIDTSSARG, from the coding sequence ATGACCGACTCCACCACCACGCCCGACGCGTCCGGCGCACCGCTCACGCGCACCGAACGGCTCGACCGTCTGCCGTTCACGCGGCGGCACGGGAAACTGCTCGTCGGTTCCGGCATCGGCTGGGCGCTCGATGCGATGGACGTCGGGCTCATCTCCTTCGTCATGGCGGCGCTCGCGGTCCAGTGGCAGCTCGATCACACGACGATCTCGTGGATCGGGTCGATCGGCTTCGTCGGCATGGCGATCGGCGCGACGCTCGGCGGCCTCGTGGCCGACAAGCTCGGGCGACGCCAGGTCTTCGCGATCACGCTCCTCGTCTACGGTGTCGCGACGGGCGCCTCGGCGCTCGTCGGCTCGGTCGCCGCGCTCATCGTGCTCCGATTCGTCGTCGGCCTCGGCCTCGGCGCCGAGCTCCCGGTCGCCTCGACCCTCGTGAGCGAGTACGCACCCCGACGCATCCGCGGCCGGGTCGTCGTCCTGCTCGAGGCGTTCTGGGCCGTGGGCTGGATCCTCGCCGCGTGCATCGGAGCGTTCATCATCCCGCTCTCGGACGACGGCTGGCGCTGGGCGCTGCTCGTGGGCATCGTCCCCGCCGTCTACGCGCTCGTCGTGCGATTCGGCCTCCCCGAATCGGTTCGCTTCCTCGAGTCGAAGGGACGCACCGCGGAGGCCGAGCGGGCCGTCCGCGAGTTCGAGGCCTCGGCCGGCATCACGGCCGGGGACGTCGAGCGCGACTCGGCCGCCCCGGCGACCGAGGTCCGGATCGAGGAGACAGAGACGGAGCCCACCGCCCCGGTCCCACGCGCGTCCATCTGGTCCCGACCGCTTCGCGGCCGCACGCTCGCCCTCTGGATCGTGTGGTTCTGCATCAACCTCAGCTACTACGGCGCGTTCGTCTGGATCCCGACGCTGCTCGTGGCGCGCGGATTCGACCTCGTGCGCGCGTTCGAGTTCACGCTCGTCATCACCCTCGCGCAGCTTCCCGGGTACCTCGTCGCGGCGTGGCTCATCGAACGCATCGGACGTCGGATCACGCTCGCCGTGTTCCTCGTCGGATCGGCCGGTGCCGCCGCGTTCTACGGGCTCGCGACGACCGAGCCGCTCATCATCGCCGCCGGCATGCTCCTCTCCTTCTTCAACCTGGGCGCCTGGGGTGCCCTGTACGCCATCGGACCCGAGCTGTACCCCACGAGCGTCCGGGGCACGGGCACGGGCGCCGCAGCGGGATTCGGCCGGATCGCGTCGATCATCGCGCCGCTCATCGTGCCGCCGCTCGTCGCGCTCGGCGGTGGTGCGGGCGCGGGCGGCGAGCTCGTCGTGTTCGGGCTGTTCGCGCTCGCCTTCCTCGTCGCGGCCGTCGCGGCGTTCACGCTGCCCGAGCGCATGGGGCGTGCGCTCGACGAGGTCGAGCCGAATGCGACCGACGGGCCGGCGGAGGTGCCGGCGCACACCGGTCCGATCGACACGAGCAGCGCGCGCGGGTGA
- a CDS encoding DUF993 family protein, whose translation MSTPTIELPDDDGTLRTLRLREPAVLETPSAPPRSRAVYAAGHVVADPLRASAADPTTVDWDATLAVRHRLWDLGLGIAESMDTAQRGMGIDPATALELGRRTVAEARTRGAEVVVGIVTDELDPDERDLRAITDAYLSQLDDIESAGGRVVMMASRQLARAARGPDDYVRVYREVLRAARRPVVLHWLGDMFDPALHGYWGNASIAEAVPTVLSIIEEHAAAVDGIKMSLLDEAHEVAFRRLLPDGVRLYTGDDFNYVELIAGDGERHSDALLGAFSAVPRFASAAFAALDAGDTDRFREILAPTQLLSRLVFEAPTRFYKVGVVWLAYLTGWQSGSAHSRWG comes from the coding sequence ATGAGCACGCCGACCATCGAGCTGCCCGACGACGACGGCACGCTCCGCACCCTTCGACTGCGCGAACCGGCGGTCCTCGAGACCCCCTCGGCCCCGCCGCGCTCGCGTGCGGTCTACGCCGCCGGCCACGTCGTCGCCGACCCGCTCCGCGCGAGCGCCGCGGACCCGACGACGGTCGACTGGGACGCGACGCTCGCGGTGCGACACCGGCTCTGGGACCTCGGGCTCGGGATCGCCGAGAGCATGGACACGGCCCAGCGCGGCATGGGCATCGACCCCGCGACGGCGCTCGAGCTCGGCAGACGCACGGTCGCGGAGGCGCGCACGCGTGGTGCCGAGGTCGTCGTCGGCATCGTCACCGACGAACTCGACCCCGACGAGCGGGACCTCCGCGCCATCACCGACGCGTACCTGTCGCAGCTCGACGACATCGAGTCCGCGGGTGGCAGGGTCGTCATGATGGCGAGTCGGCAGCTCGCGCGCGCGGCGCGAGGGCCCGACGACTACGTCCGCGTCTACAGGGAGGTGCTGCGCGCGGCCCGTCGCCCGGTCGTGTTGCACTGGCTCGGCGACATGTTCGACCCGGCGCTGCACGGTTACTGGGGGAATGCGTCGATCGCCGAGGCCGTCCCGACCGTCCTGTCGATCATCGAGGAGCACGCGGCCGCCGTCGACGGCATCAAGATGTCGCTCCTCGACGAGGCCCACGAGGTCGCGTTCCGACGCCTGCTCCCGGACGGCGTGCGGCTCTACACGGGCGACGACTTCAACTACGTCGAGCTCATCGCGGGTGACGGCGAGCGGCACAGCGACGCGCTCCTCGGCGCGTTCTCCGCCGTGCCCCGATTCGCGTCGGCCGCGTTCGCGGCGCTCGACGCGGGCGACACGGATCGCTTCCGAGAGATCCTCGCGCCGACGCAACTGCTCAGCAGGCTCGTGTTCGAGGCGCCGACCCGGTTCTACAAGGTCGGCGTCGTGTGGCTCGCCTACCTCACGGGGTGGCAATCGGGCTCTGCGCATTCTAGGTGGGGGTGA
- a CDS encoding siderophore-interacting protein, whose amino-acid sequence MPATFRFFHVRVAAIQDLTPGFRRFTFTGDDLDAFADPGWDQRIKLVLPARDGGFDHLPTGDDWYARWRELDDAKRPIIRTYTTRAVRPERMEVDVDAVVHEVHGPAARFVVEARVGDEVVLLGPNAASEEEPGGVDFVPPNVTERYFLAGDETAAPAIAVILEQLPAEARGIAVVEVPSDDDTAYLPTHPGIEVRAVGRGGAPHGERLVEAARTAVAELAPIGEPQEVEEIDVDEQLLWEVPRHAKGGAALKRTSLYAWLASEAAAVKTLRRHLVSERGIDRRSVAFMGYWRLGKAEGL is encoded by the coding sequence ATGCCCGCAACCTTCCGGTTCTTCCACGTCCGCGTCGCGGCGATCCAGGACCTGACGCCCGGATTCCGCCGATTCACGTTCACCGGCGACGACCTCGACGCGTTCGCCGACCCGGGGTGGGACCAGCGCATCAAGCTCGTGCTGCCTGCGCGGGACGGCGGGTTCGACCATCTCCCCACCGGCGACGACTGGTACGCGCGCTGGCGCGAGCTCGACGACGCGAAGCGGCCGATCATCCGCACCTACACGACCCGCGCCGTGCGCCCCGAGCGCATGGAGGTCGACGTCGATGCCGTCGTGCACGAGGTGCACGGCCCCGCGGCGAGGTTCGTCGTCGAGGCGCGCGTCGGCGACGAGGTCGTGCTGCTCGGCCCGAATGCCGCGTCCGAGGAGGAGCCCGGTGGCGTCGACTTCGTCCCGCCGAACGTCACCGAACGGTACTTCCTCGCCGGTGACGAGACCGCGGCTCCCGCGATCGCCGTCATCCTCGAACAGCTCCCCGCCGAGGCGAGGGGCATCGCCGTCGTCGAGGTCCCGAGCGACGACGACACGGCGTACCTGCCGACGCACCCCGGCATCGAGGTCCGCGCCGTCGGCCGAGGCGGTGCGCCGCACGGCGAGCGCCTCGTCGAGGCCGCACGAACCGCGGTCGCCGAGCTCGCCCCGATCGGCGAGCCCCAGGAGGTCGAGGAGATCGACGTCGACGAGCAACTGCTGTGGGAGGTGCCCCGGCACGCGAAGGGCGGGGCCGCGCTCAAGCGCACGTCGCTCTACGCCTGGCTCGCGAGCGAGGCCGCGGCCGTCAAGACGCTCCGTCGTCACCTCGTGTCGGAGCGCGGCATCGACCGCCGCTCGGTCGCCTTCATGGGGTACTGGCGCCTCGGCAAGGCCGAGGGCCTCTGA
- a CDS encoding ankyrin repeat domain-containing protein, which translates to MTTDPADDAVELAHRLFDFARDGETAHLAAYLDAGAPVDLRDAKGDTLLILAAYHEHADTVALLIGRGADVEAQNDRGQRPLTCAVFKQDADAVRALVAAGADPDAGTPSARATARMFGGEALLPLLDGDA; encoded by the coding sequence ATGACGACCGATCCCGCTGACGACGCCGTCGAACTCGCCCACCGCCTGTTCGACTTCGCCCGCGACGGCGAAACGGCACACCTCGCCGCCTATCTCGACGCGGGTGCGCCCGTCGACCTCCGCGACGCGAAGGGTGACACGCTGCTCATCCTCGCCGCCTATCACGAGCACGCCGACACGGTCGCCCTCCTCATCGGACGCGGCGCGGACGTCGAGGCGCAGAACGACCGCGGACAGCGGCCGCTCACGTGCGCGGTGTTCAAGCAGGACGCCGACGCCGTCCGGGCGCTCGTGGCCGCGGGCGCGGATCCCGATGCGGGGACGCCGTCGGCGCGTGCCACGGCGCGCATGTTCGGCGGTGAGGCGCTCCTGCCGCTGCTCGACGGCGACGCCTGA